Proteins from one Clostridium cellulovorans 743B genomic window:
- a CDS encoding calcium-binding protein yields MYKVGNDSNDNLTGSINDDILDGKKGNDSLYGGRGNDTYIYNLGDGKDRITDNDPTADNVDTIKFGAGITEENIKVSKSGNDLVIKLGNSTDEIKVVNFFLESRYEIEKIEFADGITWNRGRIIQEAYYSNNADQGEDIGDKTVAIGTPGDDNIVPNNQNGENFIDPLAGNDKMNGGKGNDTYIFGVGYGTDVIEDYDDTPNNVDTIKFIKGLARQDLIFSKVGDDLKITIKNSEGKESNDSVTVSHFFNPNHYYEIEKLQFGDGTVIEGIKQFRKELEDEFARAISVKSTYDPVIVDLDGNGIEISPLKDGVNFDLDNNGFAEKIQWVNNADGVLARDLNGNGKIDNGSEVFGDRVVMSNGKFSHNGYEALRDLDVNNDYVLDDKDAAFKTLKMWIDKNSDGITDKGELYTLAQLGIEALNLNKEIIDDSNPGVIKQKIGNYENADGEKMDMSQFFFNVDLSDTIDYQELPGVDDKVNSIVRLLPEISTTGNVYGLRKSMMTNEELRNLVVEFTSNKEFNKQELLDKILYSWTGTGNIDWWRGHMDARDLAVVEKFVGRKYIGSKDPIVVEEAAIPLRRCLVIIKDYIFRNLAAQSYLKEYVTSIECNFNEATMKMEFNFDNFKQLCISKIKDNNLGFLLSDLLACYASDPEGQQGIRSVLEELKPLNEEVYKIATANRIFGRGYTENNFGDSWISPNHLPALVGTDKVDYIYGGNGDEPIYAGAGDDHVDGEEGTDTLYGQDGNDEILGGDGIDSLFGGNGNDSLDGGNGNDSLYGEEGNDTIQGGTGVDNLLGGNGNDNLDGGLGNDTLDGNAGNDVYVFGIGSGKDTINNYDETSAYTDIIKLKDGITLKDVKATRVNNNDLEILIVASGDTVTIKDYFISDFYKVDRIEFADGTSLDNETLRNLPLYGTEDGETLIGSPNKESIFGFGGNDTIYGQAGEDTIYGGKGNDNIYGGNNNDIIDGEEGDDYLDGGEGNDTYIFRIGSGKDIINECDATSGNIDTLKFEEGISQSSLDFRRENRNLIITIDGIEDRVFIRNYFLPESKIEKIEFADGSVLDNEILSKLIIYGTIDGDEINSDNVDEVIKALEGADIINSFGGTDKINGGSGNDVIDAGAGDDVVYGDEGNDNIKGQEGNDLIYGNSGVDDLYGGIGNDTLDGGEDNDTLSGGEGEDIYIFRSGSGVDTINDKGNTVGNIDILKFETGITAENISLRRVNRDLVITIKNTTDQVKIVNQFLPNVKIERIEFADGSVLDNAELDKLPIFGTEGIDVINTDDVGEVIDALEGADTINSMGGDDYINGREGDDVIKSGNGKDQVFGDEGNDFIYGGAGNDELDGGSGNDNIFGEAGVDTLKGGLGDDTFEGGEDADIIYGEDGVDTIYGQQGNDTIDGGAGNDILLGGVGDDTYIFNIGSGIDTITDIDDTVNNIDTVKLGEGITDKNIKYIRDLNNNLQISIEGTDDKFIIKNYYVNDANKVEKIEFANGQTIDNSILRELPIYGTENADIINATDNKEDIFGYGGDDQINSFDGEDTIYGGNGIDTINAGKGNDELYGEDGNDTLNGLEGNDRLDGGLGVDSLNGGLGNDTYIFGIGYGKDTILDIDASEDNIDTIILSEGISVENLELKRVLNNLELSIKGTEDKLIITNYYFSDSYKIENIKFANGELYDNEKIKTLDIYGTEIVDEINTTDESEVIKALAGSDSINSYGGNDTIFAGLGNDTIIAGDGNDVLYGEEGNDTLNGGAGSDTYVFSLGSGVDTINNYDTSSNNIDTIKLLEGITEDKLIIKRILNDLVITIDGTTDKITVKNNFLANNGIEKIELANGVIFDSEAINKLDINGTENDDIIKGESSPETILGLAGKDQLYGNGGIDKLYGGEGNDTLYGGVDNDELYGQSDDDTLDGGEGNDTLDGDIGSDTYIFTIGSGQDIITDYDLNANNSDTIKLGQGITEENIVVSRVNKDLVITITGTTDKLTIKNYFLEGYKIESIKFFDDKILTINDNLSIYGTEGDDTFQGDSINETYIGLGGNDSIYGNQGKDNLHGNAGNDSIYGGDGIDNLYGDEGIDTLDGGAGDDNLYGGVGNDTYVFGLGYGEDIINDFDTEEGNIDTLRFGEGIKEEDIIFNRSDYDLEITIEGQNDKLTIVGYYKNDGYRIEKFELFDGTVIGSEKPDSIILYGTDGPDIVKGGDVSDIIMALAEDDTVYGEGGNDIIDGGAGNDTLYGGVGNDTYIFQIGSGKDTIIEDDKTIGNIDVVKFGAGITSQNLEFSRVDNNLEVTILGTSDKLVIKDYFKNENNKIEKFVLDNDTVISSDKYDTLALYGTSGDDVLEAGDCKDTVMALEGGDVIYGLGGDDTINAAGGKDTLYGGTGSDVLNGEEGDDILNGQVGNDTLTGGNGNDIYQFEIGSGTDTINNYSDAASDIDTIEFGDRISKDKLSFTRIGNDLQIIILGTNDRLNIKNYYLSDSYKINAMKFKDGTVWGEKEIAAQIESRPTIIGKPGTSNGDIILGDIGADNLFGNGGDDILYGGAGDDKINGGDGKDELNGEEGNDSLYGGTGNDTYVFRKGFGQDTITDYDATRGNIDTISFVDGITKDDIELVRTNTTLEIRIKGSEDRITVSQHYSTNGNNRIERIIFEDGSEITDFISNVTFYGTINDDTLDGDSNKNIIKALEGADTVNGGANDDEIYGGSDGDFLNGQTGNDYIYGESGVDQLYGEEGNDYLYGGEDEDFLYGGDDNDFLYGGEGNDGLDGGNGNDTLSGDGGDDNLSDSSGSDTYVFDKGYGKDTITDYDEIEGNTDTIKFGESINKADISYKRILSNLEITFGNDADKLTIADYYVNTNKVEVIQFADNSILDNQILSSLDINGTKEKDTIEGDSQNNVIYGFEGIDELKGNAGNDTLYGGDGNDALYGGDGNDKLYGEAGDDVLEGGAGDDTYVFGINCGVDVISSSTGADTGTDKLLISDVNYSDIAISKVNSDLLIEVKGTTDSITVLGYFNGGDYAIEEIQFKGGETLTFEDLNLGNVVFDKIIEESYPPEKHITNYDTTLEKSIELIGEVTDAGMTNVSSQIEPKIGTDILFNLNS; encoded by the coding sequence ATGTACAAAGTTGGTAATGATTCTAACGATAATCTAACTGGCTCAATTAATGATGATATTTTAGATGGTAAAAAGGGAAATGACTCGCTTTATGGTGGAAGAGGAAATGATACTTATATTTATAATTTAGGCGATGGAAAAGATCGTATAACAGATAATGATCCAACAGCTGATAATGTGGACACTATAAAGTTTGGAGCAGGGATTACAGAAGAAAACATTAAAGTTAGCAAAAGCGGTAATGATCTTGTAATAAAGCTAGGAAATAGTACTGACGAAATAAAAGTAGTAAATTTCTTTTTAGAGAGTCGCTATGAGATAGAAAAAATTGAATTTGCTGATGGAATTACTTGGAATAGGGGGAGAATAATTCAAGAAGCCTATTATTCTAATAATGCAGATCAAGGAGAAGATATCGGAGATAAAACTGTTGCAATTGGAACGCCAGGTGATGATAATATTGTTCCAAACAATCAAAATGGTGAGAATTTTATAGATCCCCTTGCTGGAAATGACAAAATGAATGGTGGAAAGGGAAATGATACTTACATATTTGGTGTAGGTTATGGAACTGATGTAATAGAAGATTACGATGATACTCCGAATAATGTAGATACTATAAAATTTATAAAAGGTTTAGCAAGACAAGATCTTATCTTTAGTAAAGTTGGTGATGATCTTAAAATAACTATAAAAAATTCTGAGGGAAAAGAAAGTAATGATTCAGTTACTGTTTCTCATTTCTTTAATCCAAATCATTATTATGAAATAGAAAAATTGCAATTTGGGGATGGCACAGTTATAGAAGGAATTAAACAATTTAGAAAAGAATTGGAAGATGAATTTGCAAGGGCTATATCAGTAAAATCAACTTATGACCCTGTTATAGTAGATTTAGATGGTAATGGTATAGAGATTAGTCCATTAAAAGATGGAGTTAATTTTGACCTTGATAACAACGGATTTGCAGAAAAAATTCAATGGGTTAATAATGCTGATGGAGTATTAGCAAGAGACTTAAATGGAAACGGCAAAATAGACAATGGGTCTGAGGTTTTTGGTGACCGAGTAGTTATGTCAAATGGGAAGTTTTCTCATAATGGATATGAAGCTTTAAGAGATTTAGATGTAAACAATGACTACGTACTAGATGATAAGGATGCTGCTTTTAAAACACTAAAAATGTGGATTGATAAAAATTCTGATGGTATTACTGATAAAGGTGAATTATATACATTAGCTCAATTAGGCATTGAAGCTTTAAATTTGAATAAAGAAATAATTGATGACAGTAATCCAGGAGTAATTAAACAAAAAATCGGAAATTATGAAAATGCTGATGGCGAAAAAATGGATATGTCTCAATTTTTCTTTAATGTAGATTTATCTGATACTATTGACTATCAAGAATTACCAGGTGTTGATGATAAGGTAAATTCTATAGTTCGTTTACTTCCAGAGATAAGTACTACAGGAAATGTCTATGGATTGAGAAAAAGCATGATGACAAATGAAGAATTAAGAAATTTAGTTGTTGAATTTACTTCCAATAAGGAGTTTAATAAGCAAGAATTACTAGATAAAATTCTATACAGTTGGACAGGAACTGGTAATATCGATTGGTGGAGAGGTCATATGGATGCCAGAGATTTAGCAGTTGTTGAAAAGTTTGTTGGCCGTAAGTATATAGGTAGTAAAGATCCTATTGTAGTAGAAGAAGCTGCAATTCCTCTTAGAAGATGTCTTGTGATAATAAAAGACTATATATTTAGAAATTTAGCTGCACAGAGTTATTTGAAAGAGTATGTTACTTCTATAGAATGCAATTTTAATGAAGCAACCATGAAAATGGAGTTTAACTTTGATAATTTTAAACAGTTATGTATTAGCAAGATAAAGGACAATAATTTAGGGTTTTTATTGAGTGATCTACTTGCTTGTTATGCATCAGATCCAGAAGGGCAACAAGGGATAAGAAGTGTTCTAGAAGAACTTAAACCTCTAAATGAGGAAGTTTATAAAATAGCTACAGCAAATAGAATTTTTGGACGTGGATATACTGAAAACAACTTCGGAGATTCATGGATAAGTCCTAATCATCTGCCAGCTTTGGTCGGAACTGATAAAGTTGATTATATTTATGGTGGAAATGGTGATGAACCTATATATGCTGGTGCTGGAGATGATCATGTTGATGGAGAGGAGGGAACTGATACTTTATATGGACAAGATGGAAATGACGAAATTTTAGGTGGAGATGGAATTGATAGTCTATTTGGAGGAAATGGAAATGACTCTTTAGATGGAGGGAATGGAAATGACTCTCTTTATGGAGAAGAAGGAAATGATACCATTCAAGGCGGAACTGGTGTTGATAATCTTTTGGGTGGAAATGGTAATGATAATTTAGACGGTGGATTAGGAAATGATACGTTAGATGGTAATGCTGGAAATGATGTATATGTATTTGGAATAGGCTCTGGTAAAGATACCATCAATAATTATGACGAAACTTCAGCTTATACAGATATTATTAAACTTAAAGATGGAATAACGTTAAAAGACGTAAAAGCAACGAGAGTAAATAATAATGATTTAGAAATACTGATAGTAGCTAGTGGCGATACAGTAACGATTAAAGATTATTTTATAAGTGATTTTTATAAGGTTGATAGAATAGAGTTTGCTGACGGTACTAGTTTAGATAATGAAACTTTAAGGAATCTTCCACTTTATGGAACTGAAGATGGTGAAACATTAATTGGTAGCCCTAACAAAGAAAGCATATTTGGCTTTGGAGGAAACGACACTATATACGGACAAGCGGGAGAGGACACTATATATGGTGGAAAAGGTAATGATAACATTTATGGTGGAAATAATAACGATATCATAGATGGCGAAGAAGGTGATGATTATCTAGATGGAGGAGAAGGTAATGACACCTATATCTTTAGGATAGGATCAGGAAAAGATATTATAAATGAATGTGATGCAACTAGTGGTAACATTGATACTTTAAAATTTGAAGAAGGTATCAGTCAAAGTAGTTTAGATTTTAGAAGAGAGAATAGAAATCTTATAATTACTATAGATGGTATTGAAGATAGAGTATTTATAAGAAATTATTTCTTACCAGAAAGTAAAATTGAGAAGATAGAATTTGCAGATGGTTCTGTTCTAGATAATGAAATACTAAGCAAACTTATTATATATGGAACAATTGATGGTGATGAGATCAATAGTGATAATGTTGATGAGGTAATAAAAGCATTAGAAGGTGCAGATATAATAAACTCTTTTGGTGGAACAGATAAGATCAATGGTGGTTCTGGAAATGATGTTATTGATGCTGGTGCAGGTGATGATGTTGTTTACGGAGACGAAGGAAATGATAATATTAAAGGTCAAGAAGGAAATGACTTGATTTATGGTAATAGTGGTGTCGATGATTTATATGGTGGTATTGGAAATGATACGCTAGATGGCGGAGAAGACAATGACACTCTTAGTGGTGGAGAAGGTGAGGATATCTATATCTTTAGATCAGGTTCAGGTGTAGATACAATAAATGATAAAGGTAATACAGTTGGAAATATAGATATCTTGAAGTTTGAAACAGGTATTACTGCTGAAAATATCTCATTAAGAAGAGTGAATAGAGATTTGGTGATAACAATTAAAAATACCACTGATCAAGTGAAAATTGTAAATCAGTTCCTGCCTAATGTTAAAATAGAGCGTATAGAGTTTGCTGATGGTTCAGTATTAGATAACGCTGAATTAGATAAGTTACCGATATTTGGAACAGAAGGTATTGATGTTATAAATACAGATGATGTTGGTGAAGTTATAGATGCCCTTGAAGGTGCAGATACAATAAATTCAATGGGTGGTGACGACTATATCAATGGTCGAGAAGGTGATGACGTCATAAAATCTGGCAATGGAAAAGACCAAGTTTTTGGAGATGAAGGTAATGACTTTATTTATGGTGGAGCAGGCAACGATGAACTTGATGGTGGTAGCGGTAATGATAATATCTTTGGTGAAGCTGGAGTAGATACATTAAAAGGTGGATTAGGAGATGATACCTTCGAAGGCGGTGAAGATGCTGATATTATCTATGGTGAAGATGGTGTTGACACAATTTATGGACAACAAGGAAATGATACTATAGATGGTGGAGCAGGTAATGATATTCTCTTAGGTGGAGTAGGGGATGATACTTACATATTTAACATAGGTTCTGGAATAGATACAATTACCGATATTGATGATACTGTTAATAATATAGACACAGTAAAACTAGGCGAAGGAATAACTGACAAAAATATAAAATATATAAGAGATCTAAATAATAATTTACAAATATCTATAGAAGGAACTGATGATAAGTTTATAATTAAAAATTATTATGTTAATGATGCAAATAAAGTTGAAAAAATCGAATTTGCAAATGGACAGACTATAGATAATAGTATATTGAGAGAGTTACCTATATATGGAACTGAGAATGCAGATATAATAAATGCTACTGATAACAAAGAGGATATTTTTGGCTATGGTGGAGATGATCAGATAAATTCCTTTGATGGAGAAGATACAATTTATGGTGGAAATGGCATTGACACTATTAATGCTGGCAAAGGTAATGATGAATTATATGGAGAAGACGGCAATGACACATTGAATGGTTTAGAAGGAAATGATCGATTAGATGGTGGACTAGGTGTTGATTCGTTAAATGGTGGATTAGGAAATGATACATATATATTTGGTATTGGTTATGGTAAGGATACTATTTTAGATATTGATGCGTCTGAAGATAACATAGATACAATAATTTTATCTGAAGGAATATCAGTTGAGAATTTAGAATTAAAGAGAGTATTAAATAATCTGGAGCTTTCAATTAAAGGTACGGAAGATAAATTAATTATTACGAATTACTATTTTAGTGATAGCTATAAAATTGAAAATATAAAATTTGCTAACGGAGAATTATATGACAATGAAAAAATAAAGACATTGGATATATATGGAACAGAGATAGTAGATGAAATAAATACTACTGATGAAAGTGAAGTAATTAAAGCTCTAGCAGGAAGTGATAGTATAAATTCTTACGGGGGTAATGACACGATATTTGCTGGCTTAGGTAATGATACTATAATTGCTGGAGACGGAAATGATGTATTATATGGTGAAGAAGGTAATGATACTTTAAACGGTGGTGCAGGTAGCGACACATATGTATTCTCTTTAGGTTCAGGAGTAGATACTATTAATAACTATGATACATCATCAAATAATATAGATACTATTAAGTTATTAGAAGGCATAACTGAAGATAAACTTATAATAAAGAGAATCTTAAATGATTTAGTTATAACCATAGACGGAACAACTGACAAAATTACAGTGAAAAATAATTTCTTAGCAAACAATGGAATTGAAAAGATTGAATTAGCTAATGGAGTTATATTTGATTCAGAAGCTATAAATAAATTAGATATTAATGGAACTGAGAATGACGATATTATAAAAGGTGAATCATCTCCAGAGACTATTCTTGGCTTGGCTGGAAAAGATCAGCTATATGGAAATGGTGGAATAGATAAATTGTATGGCGGAGAAGGTAACGACACTTTATATGGTGGAGTTGATAATGATGAATTATATGGACAATCAGATGATGATACACTAGATGGTGGAGAAGGTAATGATACCTTAGATGGTGATATCGGAAGTGATACGTATATCTTCACAATAGGATCAGGACAGGATATAATAACAGACTATGATTTAAATGCTAACAATTCTGATACAATCAAGCTTGGACAAGGAATAACTGAAGAAAATATAGTAGTTTCAAGAGTTAACAAGGATTTAGTTATTACTATAACTGGAACTACAGATAAGTTAACTATAAAAAATTACTTCTTAGAAGGCTATAAAATTGAAAGTATTAAATTCTTTGATGATAAAATACTAACGATCAATGACAACTTATCGATATATGGAACTGAAGGAGATGACACTTTCCAAGGTGATAGCATTAATGAAACATACATAGGACTTGGTGGCAATGATTCTATTTATGGTAATCAAGGCAAGGATAATTTACATGGTAATGCTGGAAATGACTCTATCTATGGTGGAGATGGAATTGATAACCTTTATGGTGATGAAGGAATTGATACTTTAGATGGTGGTGCTGGTGATGACAATCTTTACGGCGGAGTTGGAAATGATACTTATGTATTTGGTTTGGGTTACGGTGAAGATATAATAAATGACTTTGATACTGAGGAAGGAAACATAGATACCTTAAGATTTGGTGAAGGTATAAAAGAAGAAGATATAATTTTCAATAGAAGTGATTATGATTTAGAGATAACGATAGAAGGTCAAAATGATAAACTTACTATAGTTGGATATTACAAAAATGATGGTTATAGGATTGAAAAATTTGAACTTTTTGATGGAACAGTAATTGGTAGTGAAAAACCTGATTCGATAATACTATATGGAACAGATGGACCAGATATTGTAAAAGGTGGAGATGTATCAGATATCATAATGGCGCTAGCTGAAGATGACACTGTTTATGGAGAAGGTGGAAATGACATTATCGATGGTGGTGCAGGAAATGATACTCTTTATGGTGGAGTAGGAAATGATACATATATATTCCAAATTGGTTCTGGTAAAGATACGATAATAGAAGACGACAAGACTATTGGTAATATAGATGTGGTTAAGTTTGGAGCTGGTATTACAAGCCAAAACTTGGAGTTTAGTCGTGTAGATAATAATTTAGAAGTTACTATTCTTGGAACAAGTGATAAATTAGTAATTAAGGATTATTTCAAAAATGAAAACAATAAGATTGAGAAGTTTGTTCTTGATAATGATACAGTAATAAGCAGTGATAAATATGATACCTTAGCTTTATATGGAACCAGTGGAGATGATGTTTTAGAAGCTGGAGATTGCAAGGATACAGTAATGGCACTTGAAGGTGGAGATGTTATCTATGGTCTCGGAGGAGATGATACCATTAACGCTGCTGGTGGTAAGGATACATTGTACGGCGGTACTGGAAGTGATGTACTAAATGGTGAAGAAGGCGATGATATTCTAAATGGCCAAGTTGGCAATGATACCTTAACTGGTGGCAACGGAAATGATATATATCAATTTGAAATAGGTTCAGGTACTGATACAATAAACAATTACAGTGATGCTGCTAGTGATATTGATACAATCGAATTTGGTGACCGCATAAGCAAAGATAAATTATCATTTACGAGAATCGGAAATGACCTCCAAATAATAATATTAGGTACAAATGACAGACTTAATATAAAGAATTATTATTTAAGTGATAGCTATAAAATAAATGCTATGAAATTTAAAGATGGAACTGTATGGGGTGAAAAAGAAATCGCTGCTCAGATAGAAAGTAGACCGACGATAATTGGAAAGCCTGGAACTAGCAACGGAGATATAATACTTGGTGATATTGGTGCAGATAATTTATTCGGAAATGGTGGAGATGACATCTTATATGGTGGAGCAGGAGACGATAAGATAAATGGCGGCGACGGTAAAGATGAACTAAATGGTGAAGAGGGTAATGATTCTTTATATGGTGGAACTGGAAATGATACTTATGTATTCAGAAAAGGATTTGGTCAAGACACTATAACGGATTATGATGCTACCCGTGGAAATATTGATACTATTAGTTTTGTAGATGGAATTACAAAGGATGATATTGAACTTGTAAGAACCAATACTACCCTAGAAATTAGAATCAAGGGTTCTGAAGACCGTATTACAGTATCACAACATTACTCAACTAATGGAAATAATAGAATAGAAAGAATCATATTTGAAGATGGTTCTGAAATAACTGACTTTATTAGTAATGTTACTTTTTATGGAACAATTAATGATGATACTTTAGATGGTGATAGCAATAAAAATATTATAAAAGCTCTTGAAGGTGCAGATACCGTAAATGGTGGAGCAAATGATGATGAAATATATGGTGGAAGTGATGGAGATTTCCTGAATGGACAAACTGGCAATGACTATATATACGGAGAAAGTGGAGTAGACCAACTATATGGAGAAGAAGGAAATGACTATTTATATGGTGGCGAAGATGAAGACTTCTTATATGGTGGAGATGACAATGATTTCTTATATGGTGGAGAAGGAAATGACGGTTTAGATGGAGGTAACGGCAACGATACTTTAAGTGGTGATGGCGGAGATGACAACTTAAGTGATTCATCAGGAAGTGACACTTATGTTTTTGATAAAGGATATGGCAAGGATACAATAACTGACTACGATGAAATAGAAGGTAATACTGATACCATCAAGTTTGGTGAAAGTATTAATAAAGCTGACATATCATATAAGAGGATTCTTTCAAATCTTGAAATAACATTTGGAAATGATGCAGATAAGTTAACTATTGCTGATTATTATGTTAATACGAATAAAGTAGAAGTCATACAATTTGCAGATAACTCAATTTTAGATAATCAAATTCTAAGTAGTCTCGATATTAACGGAACGAAAGAAAAAGACACTATAGAAGGAGATAGTCAAAATAATGTAATCTATGGATTTGAAGGTATAGACGAGCTAAAAGGAAATGCAGGAAATGACACTTTATATGGTGGTGATGGTAATGACGCCTTATATGGTGGAGATGGTAATGACAAATTATATGGAGAAGCAGGGGATGATGTACTAGAAGGTGGCGCAGGAGATGATACTTACGTATTTGGTATAAATTGTGGAGTGGATGTAATATCTAGCTCAACAGGTGCTGATACTGGTACAGATAAGTTATTGATTAGTGATGTTAATTATTCAGACATTGCTATATCAAAAGTGAATAGTGATCTATTAATTGAAGTTAAGGGTACAACTGATTCAATAACAGTACTAGGTTACTTTAATGGTGGAGATTACGCTATAGAAGAAATTCAGTTCAAAGGTGGAGAAACACTAACTTTTGAAGATTTGAATTTGGGGAATGTGGTATTTGATAAGATAATAGAAGAGAGCTATCCTCCAGAAAAACATATAACAAATTACGACACCACTTTAGAAAAATCTATTGAATTAATTGGAGAAGTGACAGATGCTGGTATGACCAATGTTAGTAGTCAAATAGAACCTAAAATTGGTACAGATATACTATTTAATTTGAATAGTTAG